A window of the Acidimicrobiales bacterium genome harbors these coding sequences:
- a CDS encoding ElyC/SanA/YdcF family protein gives MSIGTKFAGVAAVALTLCVGWMVWSIARPSEHLPGQANGVVVFAGGHGERLERAQQLMADGMADTLVLNTGTDQWNAEAFAAQVAVCDDTSLPYDVVCVSADNTKGEAIAFARVAEERAWTSMVAVTDDYHLSRASRWLGRCFDGEVYRAAADNDQGIGVKFRELAALGQMFTLDRACSLEG, from the coding sequence ATGTCGATCGGAACGAAGTTCGCAGGCGTGGCGGCCGTTGCGCTGACGTTGTGCGTCGGTTGGATGGTCTGGTCGATCGCGCGACCGTCGGAACATCTGCCCGGGCAGGCGAACGGCGTCGTCGTCTTCGCCGGTGGACACGGCGAACGGCTCGAACGAGCGCAGCAACTGATGGCCGATGGCATGGCCGACACGCTGGTGCTGAACACCGGAACCGACCAGTGGAACGCCGAAGCGTTCGCTGCCCAGGTGGCGGTGTGCGACGACACCTCGCTCCCCTACGACGTGGTCTGCGTGAGCGCCGACAACACCAAGGGCGAGGCCATCGCGTTCGCCCGAGTGGCCGAGGAGCGGGCGTGGACCTCGATGGTGGCCGTCACCGACGACTACCACCTGAGCCGAGCCAGCCGATGGCTCGGACGCTGCTTCGACGGTGAGGTGTACCGAGCAGCCGCCGACAACGACCAGGGCATCGGCGTGAAGTTCCGCGAGCTCGCGGCACTGGGCCAGATGTTCACGCTCGACCGAGCGTGCTCACTCGAGGGTTAG